The following proteins are co-located in the Candidatus Nitrotoga sp. AM1P genome:
- a CDS encoding zinc ribbon domain-containing protein: protein MPDTYTDCPKCGYKLPQSLPSNAACPACGIYFFKWQSLTEATVIYDVDPDTTTRSWRKYTQDFFTPKEQMDELSFYGRCLLLVLLTGWSWRLFTYDYRSGEIGGSFMHNILLPIHEAGHVLFMPFGQWLTILGGSLFQLALPGGIAIAFIWKNRDNFGAAIGLWWTSVSLIDLAPYIYDALRPQLILLGGSVGEDGPHDWIYLLDSFGQRSNAQHWGALAHSFGGLVMLVALSWAGAVLWRQRLKLTKSLSAD, encoded by the coding sequence ATGCCTGATACCTACACTGATTGCCCCAAGTGCGGATACAAGTTACCGCAATCTTTACCGAGCAATGCCGCATGCCCTGCCTGCGGTATTTATTTTTTTAAGTGGCAATCATTAACAGAAGCCACCGTGATCTACGATGTCGATCCAGATACGACCACTCGTAGTTGGCGCAAATACACGCAAGATTTTTTCACGCCCAAGGAACAGATGGATGAGCTATCTTTCTATGGACGTTGTCTGCTGCTCGTTCTTCTGACAGGGTGGAGCTGGAGACTATTTACTTATGATTACCGCAGCGGCGAGATTGGCGGCTCCTTCATGCACAACATCCTGCTTCCCATCCACGAGGCCGGGCACGTGTTGTTTATGCCCTTCGGTCAGTGGCTTACTATCCTCGGCGGCAGCTTGTTCCAACTGGCATTACCCGGCGGGATTGCCATTGCCTTTATCTGGAAAAATCGCGACAACTTCGGTGCAGCGATCGGGCTATGGTGGACAAGTGTCAGCTTGATAGACCTTGCACCCTACATTTATGATGCACTGCGACCGCAATTAATTTTGCTCGGAGGTAGCGTCGGCGAAGACGGCCCGCACGATTGGATATATTTACTCGATAGCTTTGGTCAGCGCTCCAATGCTCAGCACTGGGGCGCGCTGGCTCATTCGTTTGGCGGCTTGGTTATGCTTGTCGCGCTAAGTTGGGCAGGTGCTGTGTTGTGGCGGCAGCGATTGAAATTGACTAAGTCGTTGAGCGCCGACTAG
- a CDS encoding YaeQ family protein — translation MFYKQRRVATKADMWFAQNSSQFERLKNLSVINLPMENTRAIAKLAQRNMQLQCTIQDGQVWLSDGNDSAQVERVLLKVPSTRGH, via the coding sequence ATTTTTTATAAACAACGACGTGTTGCGACGAAAGCAGATATGTGGTTCGCACAAAACAGCAGTCAATTCGAACGGCTCAAGAATCTGAGCGTGATTAACCTGCCCATGGAAAATACGCGCGCCATCGCCAAGCTGGCTCAACGCAATATGCAGCTGCAATGCACCATTCAGGATGGGCAGGTATGGTTGAGCGATGGGAATGACAGTGCGCAGGTGGAACGGGTGTTGCTAAAAGTACCGTCCACTCGCGGACATTGA
- a CDS encoding phosphoribosylformylglycinamidine synthase subunit PurQ — MPHPKRLFRALQHSWHPAGWKGIGTWLKIFQNACTWVD; from the coding sequence ATGCCGCATCCAAAACGTTTATTCCGTGCGTTGCAGCATTCCTGGCATCCAGCAGGCTGGAAAGGAATTGGCACGTGGTTGAAAATATTCCAGAATGCGTGCACGTGGGTTGATTAG
- a CDS encoding S8 family serine peptidase — MNMQRSHGLTVLLILTGFTLFSNNALADKEATTPEVRKLAVLLNYSKNDTHHPIKAEDLEQEFKNPQSASADHSRRFSHPSRVSLLLTHRLPDDYRATLPDDDPEELLHRYVVLEYPDTASTMAAKAILKNDLGVLFVQESTFSEFSVAPSDPLYPVTTPVQNYQWGINNPLNLQAAWNTVRGTAYLAHLDNGVQSGRVPGIPVHEDLTQAWRSHFTFNVAGGDDVDEHPDQLIIAGYPAGFAGHGTHTAGIMAAATSRLGVASGYPNPSSIGGAGVCWYCTLMVAKISRIIVNTRITLDDIVDIPNAINWAVKSGAQAINLSLGGRDPNCTLNVHHPYCLALKTASFREVIVVAAAGNDDSSVGGSGYGLGTTLNYPAISPYTIAVGATQAYSGTRGNLWTEENPQRYVQGSSTGPGMETHGILAPGRDVLSSFYYGKNWNTTSRCGSSSSMGTSKGPNYGVCTGTSMATPHITGIIGLLRTVNPLLSASQITNALLSSGDNAAAPNTTRGYGVPNAATAVNNVLATTNRLTPLFSHYSSVATDHFYTVVPQMARASLTYGMLPYAQTATQYFPYGTTINEYPQFAAPQLVSYTSPLAEVWVFSTHVNPFSTSVELKPLYRLSWKCGDPGVSICGTNPKHVSHFYTTSLAEAQSYIGSAYYKLDGIEGYIYPTSLSKPANATPLMRAYNAALDDYALFPQQKQTVMANQGYTQNLVTLGYVYLNNGGRPATY, encoded by the coding sequence ATGAACATGCAACGGTCTCACGGTCTTACGGTCTTATTAATACTTACTGGCTTCACGCTCTTCAGTAACAACGCCCTGGCGGATAAAGAAGCCACTACACCTGAAGTACGCAAACTTGCCGTTTTGTTGAATTACAGCAAAAACGATACTCACCACCCCATCAAAGCTGAAGATCTGGAACAGGAATTTAAAAATCCACAATCTGCCTCAGCGGACCACAGCCGGCGATTTTCCCATCCGTCACGAGTCAGTTTACTACTCACCCACCGCTTGCCGGATGACTACCGCGCCACCCTGCCGGATGACGACCCGGAAGAATTACTCCATCGCTACGTCGTTCTTGAATATCCAGATACTGCTAGCACCATGGCGGCTAAAGCAATATTGAAAAATGACCTTGGCGTGCTCTTTGTCCAAGAAAGTACTTTCAGTGAATTTTCAGTTGCCCCTTCCGACCCACTATATCCGGTAACCACGCCCGTTCAAAATTACCAATGGGGTATCAACAACCCATTAAATTTACAGGCTGCCTGGAATACTGTCCGTGGCACGGCTTATCTCGCTCACCTGGATAACGGCGTTCAAAGTGGTAGGGTACCGGGTATTCCAGTACATGAAGATTTGACGCAAGCATGGCGTTCGCACTTTACGTTCAATGTGGCGGGAGGTGATGATGTTGATGAGCATCCAGACCAACTAATTATCGCAGGTTATCCTGCGGGTTTTGCGGGACATGGTACACATACAGCCGGGATCATGGCCGCAGCGACCAGTCGGCTTGGCGTGGCTTCAGGCTACCCTAATCCATCTTCAATAGGAGGGGCAGGCGTTTGCTGGTATTGCACCTTGATGGTGGCAAAGATAAGTCGGATCATTGTTAATACAAGAATTACTCTAGATGACATAGTCGACATACCCAATGCTATCAATTGGGCTGTCAAATCAGGGGCGCAAGCGATCAATCTAAGTTTAGGGGGTAGGGATCCAAACTGTACTCTAAACGTTCATCACCCTTATTGTCTTGCACTTAAGACGGCTTCATTCAGAGAGGTAATCGTCGTGGCTGCTGCGGGCAATGATGATAGCAGCGTGGGTGGTAGTGGGTATGGGCTCGGGACAACCCTTAATTATCCGGCGATAAGCCCTTACACAATTGCTGTTGGCGCAACCCAAGCATACTCCGGGACACGAGGAAATCTCTGGACTGAAGAGAACCCACAGCGGTACGTCCAAGGATCAAGCACCGGTCCAGGAATGGAAACTCACGGTATTCTTGCTCCTGGCCGGGATGTTCTGTCATCGTTTTATTATGGAAAGAATTGGAATACAACCAGTCGTTGTGGAAGCAGCTCATCAATGGGAACTTCCAAGGGGCCAAACTACGGAGTTTGTACCGGCACTTCCATGGCGACCCCACATATCACGGGTATCATTGGACTATTGCGCACCGTTAACCCGTTATTAAGTGCCAGCCAAATTACCAACGCACTGTTAAGCTCAGGTGACAATGCCGCCGCCCCTAACACCACGCGCGGCTATGGCGTACCGAATGCGGCAACTGCGGTCAATAATGTGCTGGCAACTACTAATCGATTAACTCCGCTATTTAGCCATTACAGCAGCGTAGCAACAGATCATTTCTATACCGTTGTGCCACAGATGGCGCGTGCCTCACTCACATACGGAATGCTCCCTTATGCCCAAACCGCCACACAATATTTTCCTTACGGCACAACAATAAATGAATACCCCCAGTTTGCAGCACCTCAGCTCGTCAGCTATACCAGCCCACTTGCGGAAGTATGGGTATTCTCAACCCACGTAAACCCATTTAGCACCAGCGTAGAGCTCAAACCGTTGTACAGGCTAAGCTGGAAATGCGGCGATCCCGGAGTTTCAATATGCGGAACCAACCCTAAGCACGTCAGCCATTTTTACACAACGAGCCTGGCAGAGGCGCAAAGCTATATTGGATCAGCCTATTACAAGTTGGATGGTATTGAGGGCTACATATACCCAACCAGCCTGAGCAAACCCGCCAACGCAACCCCGTTGATGCGCGCTTACAACGCGGCTCTGGACGATTACGCCCTTTTCCCGCAGCAAAAGCAAACCGTCATGGCAAACCAGGGATATACCCAAAATCTGGTGACATTAGGCTATGTTTATTTGAATAATGGCGGCCGTCCGGCTACGTATTAA
- a CDS encoding YaeQ family protein codes for MAIKATIFKANLQIADIERHYYQDHALTLARHPSETDERMMVRLLAFALHAHKYLEFGQGMTADDEADLWRKDLTGVIELWIDVGLPDEKLIRKACGRSNQVIVYTYGGRVADMWFAQNSSQFERLKNLSVINLPLENTRAIAKLAQRNMQLQCTIQDGQVWLSDGNDSAQVERVLLKVPSTHEY; via the coding sequence ATGGCTATTAAAGCAACCATCTTCAAAGCCAATCTGCAAATCGCGGACATAGAACGTCACTATTACCAGGACCACGCGCTTACTCTTGCACGACATCCTTCTGAAACGGACGAGCGCATGATGGTGCGGCTGTTAGCCTTTGCGTTGCATGCCCATAAATATCTGGAGTTTGGCCAGGGGATGACCGCTGATGATGAGGCGGATTTGTGGCGGAAAGATTTAACGGGTGTGATTGAGTTGTGGATAGATGTCGGGCTTCCCGACGAAAAACTAATACGTAAAGCCTGCGGCCGCTCTAATCAGGTGATTGTTTACACCTATGGCGGTCGCGTCGCAGATATGTGGTTCGCACAAAACAGCAGTCAATTCGAACGGCTCAAGAATCTGAGCGTGATTAACCTGCCGCTGGAAAATACCCGCGCCATCGCCAAGCTGGCTCAACGCAATATGCAGCTGCAATGCACCATTCAGGATGGGCAGGTATGGTTGAGCGATGGGAATGACAGTGCGCAGGTGGAACGGGTGTTGCTAAAAGTACCGTCCACTCATGAGTATTGA
- the arfB gene encoding alternative ribosome rescue aminoacyl-tRNA hydrolase ArfB, which translates to MLYISHNVTIADHEIELTAVRAQGAGGQNVNKVSSAVHLRFDINASSLPEAFKARLLELHDHRITKDGVIIIKAQEFRSQEMNRGEALRRLKELVQSIAVLPTVRRATKPTRSSQKKRMDSKAKHGVTKSMRGRVVE; encoded by the coding sequence ATGCTGTATATCTCCCACAACGTTACCATTGCTGATCATGAGATCGAGTTAACCGCCGTGCGTGCGCAGGGAGCGGGCGGACAGAATGTCAACAAGGTTTCCAGCGCTGTGCATCTGCGTTTCGACATCAATGCCTCATCGTTGCCGGAAGCATTTAAAGCGCGGCTCCTTGAACTGCATGATCACCGTATCACCAAAGACGGCGTGATAATCATTAAGGCGCAGGAATTTCGCAGTCAGGAAATGAATCGTGGTGAAGCATTACGACGCTTGAAGGAGTTGGTGCAGAGTATCGCGGTGTTGCCCACCGTCCGTCGTGCAACAAAACCTACGCGCAGTTCGCAAAAAAAGCGTATGGACAGCAAAGCCAAGCATGGTGTAACCAAAAGTATGCGTGGCCGGGTGGTGGAATAA
- a CDS encoding RNA-binding S4 domain-containing protein has product MQQFEFKLNGEFIELNQLLKMVGVCDSGGAGKKLVAEGVVSVDGHIELRKTCKIRAGSVVTLGDVRITVLA; this is encoded by the coding sequence ATGCAACAATTTGAATTCAAGCTTAATGGCGAATTTATCGAGCTGAACCAACTGCTTAAAATGGTTGGCGTGTGCGATAGCGGCGGAGCGGGTAAGAAACTGGTCGCAGAAGGTGTGGTATCGGTGGACGGGCACATAGAATTGCGCAAAACCTGCAAAATACGTGCAGGATCGGTGGTAACCCTAGGCGACGTGCGCATCACAGTGCTTGCATAA